In Sphaeramia orbicularis chromosome 14, fSphaOr1.1, whole genome shotgun sequence, the following are encoded in one genomic region:
- the b4galt4 gene encoding beta-1,4-galactosyltransferase 4: protein MAFCPSICKILRRGKYFVLLLLSLSVLAWFATFSGETVKALQVSSATAQSHIKGDSLRDKLITWTSASEHVRTPPPKDDCPEESPLLKGAVKLVFESALTLKDVENENKGVSEGEYEPADCTARQSVAILIPHRNREKHLLYLLHHLHPFLQRQQLHYAIYVIQQAGDATFNRAKLLNIGYLEALKDYSWECFIFHDVDLVPENDHNLYVCDKQPKHLVVGRNATGYKLRYKGYFGGVTAMTKDQFYQVNGFSNIYWGWGGEDDDLRIRVELQKMKIMRPPADVARYTMVFHKRDSGNEINKDRMKLLGRTPQVWKKDGLNSCSYKTLSVKRLPLYVNVTVDIGKPQS from the exons ATGGCCTTCTGTCCATCCATTTGCAAGATTTTACGGAGGGGGAAGTATTTTGTGCTGCTTCTTCTCTCGCTCTCTGTGCTGGCTTGGTTTGCAACATTTTCAGGAGAAACAGTGAAAGCCCTTCAGGTTTCCTCTGCCACAGCACAGAGTCATATTAAAGGAGACAGTCTGAGAGATAAACTAATAACTTGGACGTCAGCATCAGAACATGTGAGAACTCCTCCGCCAAAGGATGACTGCCCTGAGGAGTCGCCACTGCTGA AGGGAGCTGTGAAGCTGGTCTTTGAGTCCGCTCTGACACTTAAAGATGTGGAAAATGAGAATAAAGGAGTGTCTGAAGGCGAGTATGAGCCCGCAGACTGTACCGCGAGACAGAGTGTCGCTATCCTCATTCCTCATCGCAATCGAGAGAAACACCTCCTCTACCTCTTGCACCACCTACACCCTTTCCTGCAGAGGCAGCAGTTACACTATGCCATCTATGTCATCCAGCAG GCTGGTGATGCAACTTTTAACCGTGCCAAGTTGCTGAATATTGGCTATCTGGAGGCTCTGAAAGACTACAGCTGGGAGTGTTTTATCTTTCATGATGTGGACCTGGttcctgaaaatgaccataaTTTATATGTGTGTGACAAGCAGCCCAAACACTTGGTGGTTGGTCGGAATGCAACAGGATACAA ACTGCGTTACAAGGGATACTTTGGAGGAGTCACAGCCATGACCAAAGACCAGTTTTATCAAGTGAATGGATTCTCAAACATTTACTGGGGTTGGGGTGGAGAGGATGATGACCTTCGCATTAG GGTCGAGCTGCAGAAAATGAAGATTATGCGGCCGCCTGCTGATGTAGCTCGCTATACCATGGTGTTTCACAAAAGAGACAgtggaaatgaaataaacaaagacaG GATGAAACTGTTGGGTCGGACGCCGCAGGTATGGAAAAAGGATGGACTCAATAGCTGCTCTTATAAGACTTTATCTGTAAAGAGGCTGCCTCTTTATGTGAATGTAACAGTGGACATTGGGAAACCACAGAGTTGA